A genomic stretch from Schaalia odontolytica includes:
- a CDS encoding OB-fold nucleic acid binding domain-containing protein — protein sequence MASWIARVGAALGLDKDTRSLDAALDEDSARAARGVTPIRDVTDRSHALVFGTLMGMTYPPEEGAQRVLVATLYDGTDTMELRWPGRSSIPGLSVGQRLEVEGTVGRSGERLVIVNPLYRVIAGEG from the coding sequence ATGGCCTCGTGGATCGCTCGGGTCGGCGCGGCCCTCGGCCTCGACAAGGACACACGTTCCCTGGACGCGGCCCTTGACGAGGACTCGGCGCGCGCCGCACGTGGGGTCACGCCCATCCGCGACGTGACCGACCGGAGCCACGCGCTCGTCTTCGGAACGCTCATGGGCATGACCTACCCGCCCGAGGAGGGAGCCCAGCGGGTCCTAGTCGCGACGCTCTACGACGGCACCGACACCATGGAGCTGCGCTGGCCAGGCCGCTCCTCCATTCCCGGGCTCAGCGTCGGTCAGCGCCTTGAAGTCGAGGGCACCGTGGGGAGGTCGGGGGAGCGCCTCGTCATCGTCAACCCCCTCTATCGCGTCATTGCGGGGGAAGGCTGA
- a CDS encoding potassium channel family protein has protein sequence MGCGRVGARLASTLDAAGHSVAVIDQDSKAFSRLSPDFSGRRVTGVGMDRDCLRQANIKDAYAFAAVSSGDNSNIIAARVAREVFHVEHVVARIYDPTRAYLYERLGIPTVASVQRTAESVLRRMLPPDASLIWSHPTGAVGLVNATPSPGWYGLSFQLIEELTGSRIVFTSRLGSIRTASPDLVVQEHDQLYFAINGTQTTALRDQLSNPPKTEE, from the coding sequence ATGGGTTGCGGGCGCGTTGGCGCTCGCCTGGCATCGACGTTGGACGCAGCGGGGCATTCCGTGGCGGTTATTGACCAAGATTCCAAGGCTTTCTCTCGTCTGTCGCCGGACTTTTCCGGTCGTCGCGTGACGGGCGTGGGCATGGACCGCGATTGCCTGCGTCAGGCGAACATTAAGGATGCGTACGCGTTCGCGGCCGTCTCATCGGGTGATAACTCGAACATTATTGCCGCGCGCGTCGCTCGTGAAGTCTTCCACGTCGAGCACGTGGTTGCCCGTATCTACGACCCTACGCGCGCTTACCTCTACGAGCGCCTCGGCATCCCGACGGTCGCTTCCGTACAGCGCACCGCAGAGTCGGTGCTGCGTCGCATGTTGCCACCGGACGCGTCGCTGATCTGGTCGCATCCGACGGGTGCCGTCGGCCTCGTCAACGCGACCCCGTCCCCCGGCTGGTACGGCCTGAGCTTCCAGCTCATCGAGGAGCTGACGGGCTCCCGCATCGTGTTCACTTCGCGCCTGGGCTCAATTCGAACGGCGTCGCCCGACCTGGTCGTTCAAGAGCACGACCAACTCTACTTTGCGATCAACGGCACGCAGACGACAGCTCTGCGTGATCAGCTGTCCAACCCGCCCAAGACCGAGGAGTGA
- a CDS encoding potassium channel family protein, which yields MKIVIAGAGSVGRSVALELLAHGHDITLIDNMPEKLRISTVADADWVLADACSPDALHDAGVDEADVMVAATGDDKANLVISLLAKTEFAVPRVVARLNNPKNEWLFDQAWGVDVSVSTPRIMTSLVEEAVSVGIPVRLFSFNTAAVSMHALILPDDSPVVGKRVHSLELPARAVLAALLRDGRPLTPSTDDVFEAADELLLLVPDADADELANLRQLVASPSTEESAGDEE from the coding sequence ATGAAGATCGTCATTGCTGGAGCCGGTTCGGTGGGGCGCAGCGTGGCCTTGGAACTCCTCGCTCACGGTCACGACATCACCCTGATCGACAACATGCCCGAGAAGCTACGTATTTCAACGGTCGCTGACGCCGACTGGGTGCTCGCCGACGCCTGTTCCCCCGATGCTCTGCACGACGCGGGAGTGGACGAGGCTGACGTGATGGTCGCGGCCACGGGTGACGACAAGGCGAATCTGGTGATTTCTCTGCTGGCCAAGACAGAGTTTGCTGTCCCTCGCGTCGTCGCCCGCCTGAACAACCCGAAGAACGAGTGGCTGTTCGATCAGGCGTGGGGTGTGGACGTGTCGGTGTCGACCCCGCGCATCATGACATCCCTCGTCGAGGAAGCCGTCTCGGTGGGTATCCCGGTGCGTCTTTTCTCCTTCAACACGGCGGCGGTATCAATGCATGCGCTCATCCTGCCGGACGATTCTCCGGTCGTGGGCAAGCGCGTCCATTCCCTTGAGTTGCCTGCACGAGCGGTGCTCGCTGCGCTCCTGCGAGACGGGCGTCCGCTCACTCCGAGTACCGACGACGTGTTCGAGGCAGCTGATGAGTTGCTTCTGCTCGTCCCCGACGCGGACGCCGACGAACTGGCGAATCTGCGTCAGTTGGTCGCCTCCCCGTCCACGGAAGAATCCGCGGGCGACGAGGAGTAG
- a CDS encoding APC family permease, with protein sequence MTNLLAYAKRVLIGRPMRSDAMGHQLLPKRIALPIFASDALSSVAYAPDEVLLTLALAGSMAALQSVWVGVVVALVLAVVVASYRQTVHAYPSGGGDYEVVTTNLGRSWGLLVASALLVDYILTVAVSISSGANYITTAVPALVGHEVPIAVALVVILATLNLRGTREAGSAFAVPTYLYMGAIGLMVVVGFAKLATGHLGAAPTAAYDLVAAPGHNDGLAGLAGAFLLMRAFSSGCAALTGVEAISNGVPMFRRPKSRNAATTLAMLGLIAASMMMSILVLARATGVKIVDDAASQLTYQGAPVPENTPIDPAISQIASAVFGQGSILFILITVVTGFILVLAGNTAFNGFPTLASVLSRDSFLPHQMVRRGDRLSYSNGIVVLTVAAIALIVGFEAQTTRLIELYVVGVFISFTLSQLGMIKHWNKQLRSRQSGQERMTVLRSRAVNIVGFMMTGIVLVIVLATKFTHGAWITLLMIAVAFGLQISIHRHYETVSSQLRVDDWNARRALPTRVRALVLVSSLSRPAMRAIAAARASSPTSIELVSVVADDEEENKILRQWKASGVPVPLTLLSAPYRDIASVILQYVRGRRRAMPTEMLVVYMPQFLVTHWWENFVHNQSALRLRAALLSVPGVVITVVPWQLGEDDVVEGRQRVNDPFLRVGAPSSDESQPHNDEPGDLRGESAPEENA encoded by the coding sequence GTGACGAACTTGTTGGCCTACGCAAAGCGCGTGCTCATCGGGCGCCCGATGCGATCGGACGCGATGGGTCACCAGCTTCTCCCCAAACGCATCGCCCTGCCGATCTTCGCGTCGGACGCGCTCTCCTCGGTTGCTTACGCACCCGACGAAGTCCTGTTGACGCTCGCGCTCGCCGGATCCATGGCTGCGTTGCAATCCGTCTGGGTGGGCGTCGTTGTTGCCCTCGTGCTGGCCGTCGTGGTCGCTTCCTACCGCCAGACGGTGCACGCCTACCCGTCCGGTGGCGGTGACTACGAGGTCGTCACCACGAACCTGGGTCGTTCGTGGGGGCTGCTCGTCGCCTCGGCCCTGCTGGTCGACTACATTCTGACCGTTGCTGTGTCGATCTCGTCGGGAGCCAACTACATCACGACCGCCGTCCCGGCCCTCGTTGGACACGAGGTCCCCATCGCGGTGGCCCTCGTCGTCATTCTTGCCACCCTGAACCTGCGCGGTACGCGCGAGGCCGGTAGCGCCTTCGCCGTGCCCACCTACCTGTACATGGGCGCGATCGGGCTCATGGTTGTCGTCGGTTTCGCAAAGCTTGCCACGGGGCACCTGGGAGCTGCCCCAACCGCCGCCTACGACCTCGTGGCCGCCCCCGGGCACAACGATGGGCTCGCCGGACTCGCCGGTGCCTTCCTGCTCATGCGGGCGTTCTCCTCGGGCTGCGCGGCCCTCACTGGCGTCGAGGCGATCTCGAATGGCGTACCGATGTTCCGTCGACCCAAGTCTCGCAACGCGGCAACAACCCTGGCGATGCTCGGACTTATCGCCGCCTCGATGATGATGTCAATCCTCGTTCTGGCACGCGCGACCGGTGTCAAGATCGTCGACGATGCTGCTTCCCAGCTGACCTACCAGGGCGCGCCCGTCCCGGAGAACACGCCGATCGACCCGGCGATCTCGCAGATCGCCTCCGCAGTGTTTGGTCAGGGATCGATCCTCTTCATCCTCATCACCGTCGTCACCGGCTTCATCCTGGTGCTCGCGGGCAACACGGCGTTTAACGGCTTCCCGACGCTGGCATCCGTCCTGTCGCGCGATTCCTTCCTGCCCCACCAGATGGTGCGTCGCGGCGATCGCCTGTCGTACTCGAACGGCATCGTCGTTTTGACCGTCGCGGCGATCGCGCTGATCGTCGGCTTCGAGGCGCAGACGACACGCCTCATCGAGCTCTACGTCGTCGGCGTCTTCATCTCCTTTACGCTCTCCCAGCTGGGCATGATTAAGCACTGGAACAAGCAGCTGCGCTCGCGCCAGTCGGGCCAGGAGCGGATGACTGTGCTGCGCTCGCGCGCCGTCAACATCGTCGGCTTCATGATGACCGGCATTGTACTCGTCATCGTGTTGGCGACGAAGTTCACCCACGGTGCGTGGATTACCCTGCTGATGATTGCTGTGGCCTTCGGTCTCCAGATTTCGATCCACCGCCACTACGAGACGGTCAGTTCACAGCTGCGCGTCGACGACTGGAACGCCCGTCGTGCGCTGCCTACCCGCGTGCGTGCCCTTGTGCTCGTGTCTTCCCTGTCGCGCCCCGCCATGCGAGCGATCGCGGCGGCTCGCGCGTCCTCGCCGACGTCGATTGAGCTCGTTTCCGTCGTCGCCGACGACGAGGAAGAGAACAAGATCCTTCGCCAGTGGAAGGCCTCCGGCGTTCCCGTGCCGCTGACGCTCCTGTCCGCGCCCTACCGTGACATCGCCTCTGTGATCCTGCAGTACGTGCGCGGGCGCCGTCGCGCGATGCCCACCGAGATGCTCGTGGTCTACATGCCGCAGTTCCTCGTGACCCACTGGTGGGAGAATTTCGTGCACAACCAGTCGGCTCTGCGTCTGCGGGCCGCGCTGCTGAGCGTGCCGGGCGTGGTGATCACCGTGGTCCCGTGGCAGCTGGGCGAGGACGACGTCGTGGAGGGCCGCCAGCGCGTCAACGACCCCTTCTTGCGTGTCGGTGCTCCGTCTTCCGATGAATCGCAGCCCCATAACGACGAGCCCGGCGACCTCCGCGGCGAGTCCGCCCCCGAGGAGAACGCATGA
- a CDS encoding DUF4193 domain-containing protein, producing MATDYDAPRKNEDEVAEDSIEELKSRRNDAGSAEIEEDENEAAENFELPGADLSKEELTVHVVPRQDDEFTCSQCFLVHHASQLDHVDASGAPVCTECAM from the coding sequence ATGGCAACCGATTACGATGCGCCGCGCAAGAACGAAGATGAGGTCGCAGAGGACTCGATCGAGGAGCTGAAGTCCCGTCGCAACGACGCCGGCTCCGCCGAGATCGAGGAAGACGAGAACGAGGCAGCCGAGAACTTTGAGCTTCCCGGTGCCGACCTGTCCAAGGAAGAACTGACCGTTCACGTCGTTCCTCGTCAAGATGACGAGTTCACCTGCTCGCAGTGCTTCCTCGTGCACCACGCGTCGCAGCTCGACCACGTGGACGCCAGCGGTGCCCCCGTGTGCACCGAGTGCGCGATGTGA
- a CDS encoding alkaline phosphatase family protein: MSERGVILDLPGADLPGAGDPLITDIVAGALASIDPALPGASAQAAAALGIEAGAAQLLLILVDGLGYELIQEYAGHTPTLRRVRGDMRSIHTVVPSTTAAAITAFGTGARPGVTNMVGFSVAYGGGVMNLLAMEGGPAPTEWQPTPTYFERLAATGISSAIVSPARFAGSGLTGAALRGARHVPAETLDDRVSAALRELRAGTPLVYLYWSEIDHAGHGSGVGSDSWIGSLEEFDAGLSRLLRSLPAGVRTILTADHGMINVDATQIVDVASTPALREGVRIVAGETRAVHVHAEEGRAGEVEARWRDVLGENAWIVSGGDISSLIGEGDGASVIGDILVLARGRGGVVDSRTQSPSAIAMPGVHGSLSSTEMRIPVVALS, translated from the coding sequence GTGAGTGAGCGCGGCGTGATACTCGACCTTCCCGGTGCCGATCTGCCCGGCGCGGGCGATCCCCTCATCACGGACATCGTTGCTGGTGCCCTCGCGTCGATCGATCCCGCGCTGCCCGGTGCATCCGCGCAGGCGGCCGCAGCCCTCGGTATCGAAGCCGGGGCCGCTCAGCTGCTCCTCATCCTGGTCGATGGCCTTGGATACGAACTCATCCAGGAATACGCCGGGCATACCCCGACGCTGCGCCGGGTGCGTGGCGACATGCGCTCGATTCACACCGTCGTCCCCTCGACGACGGCTGCGGCGATCACAGCTTTCGGGACGGGCGCTCGCCCCGGTGTCACGAACATGGTGGGTTTTTCCGTCGCCTACGGCGGCGGCGTCATGAATTTGCTTGCCATGGAGGGAGGGCCCGCCCCCACCGAGTGGCAGCCAACCCCCACGTACTTTGAACGCCTAGCCGCGACCGGCATCTCCTCCGCGATCGTCTCTCCGGCGCGTTTCGCGGGCTCCGGACTGACGGGTGCCGCCCTGCGGGGCGCGCGTCACGTCCCCGCGGAAACGCTCGACGATCGGGTGAGCGCAGCCCTGCGCGAACTGCGCGCGGGCACGCCTCTCGTGTACCTGTACTGGTCCGAGATTGACCATGCAGGCCACGGCTCGGGGGTCGGCTCAGATAGTTGGATCGGCAGCCTCGAAGAGTTCGATGCGGGCCTCTCGCGCCTGCTGAGGTCGCTGCCCGCGGGGGTGCGTACCATCCTGACGGCCGACCACGGCATGATCAATGTCGACGCCACGCAGATCGTCGACGTCGCCTCCACGCCCGCACTGCGCGAGGGCGTGCGCATCGTCGCGGGGGAAACGCGTGCGGTGCATGTACACGCGGAGGAAGGACGTGCGGGCGAGGTGGAGGCGCGCTGGCGCGATGTCCTGGGGGAGAATGCCTGGATCGTGTCCGGCGGGGACATCTCCAGCCTCATCGGTGAGGGTGACGGTGCGTCGGTGATCGGAGACATCTTGGTGCTCGCGCGAGGCAGGGGCGGAGTCGTCGACTCGCGCACCCAGAGCCCCTCAGCCATCGCGATGCCCGGCGTTCACGGGTCGCTGTCCTCCACGGAGATGCGGATCCCCGTCGTCGCCTTGTCCTGA
- a CDS encoding DUF3710 domain-containing protein: MFGRNKKTVEDEIEDVEALPRLSDEDADIWNEPGPRNYGDVDASEGYVDMGSILFPAVQGMQLRTQVADDGTTVLQILVVLGSSGIQMSVAAAPRSGGVWGELREEIRKGFEEQGAKVADYPTRYGNELLVDMPMQMPDGRSATSRMRIIGREGDRWFARIDVLGPAAANAEAGVDIEKVIDRIVVRRDDHPRTRLELLPVHLPAGAQEA, from the coding sequence ATGTTCGGACGCAACAAGAAGACTGTCGAAGACGAGATCGAAGACGTCGAGGCGCTGCCCCGACTCAGCGACGAAGACGCGGACATCTGGAACGAACCCGGCCCGCGCAACTACGGCGACGTCGACGCCTCCGAAGGCTACGTCGACATGGGGTCCATCCTGTTCCCCGCGGTCCAGGGCATGCAGCTGCGCACGCAGGTCGCAGACGACGGCACCACCGTCCTGCAGATCCTCGTCGTGCTCGGTAGCTCCGGCATCCAGATGAGCGTCGCCGCCGCGCCCCGCTCCGGCGGCGTGTGGGGCGAGCTGCGTGAAGAAATCCGTAAGGGTTTCGAAGAGCAGGGCGCTAAGGTCGCCGACTACCCGACGCGCTACGGCAACGAGCTCCTCGTCGATATGCCTATGCAGATGCCCGATGGTCGCTCCGCGACATCCCGCATGCGCATTATCGGCCGCGAAGGAGACCGCTGGTTCGCCCGCATCGACGTCCTCGGCCCCGCCGCGGCGAACGCGGAAGCCGGCGTCGACATCGAGAAGGTCATCGACCGCATCGTCGTGCGACGCGACGATCACCCGCGCACGCGCCTGGAGCTACTCCCGGTGCACTTGCCCGCGGGTGCTCAGGAAGCCTGA
- the sepH gene encoding septation protein SepH yields the protein MIELELLGTSADGESLVLTDAQGERYSVLISDELRGATRRDRPRVELAPARPTLAPREIQALLRAGATPHEIASEHGMEVSAVQRFEAPVQAEKDYALTRARAVRVGDGGPTMGDLVVDRLAARGVDPASLEWAATREAGEPWQIIVTFVQGAAEHAAHWHLSSSGSLEAIDQEAQWLTEQVSVSPTASIFTPLPRTAPTPAPDPDEEDLRNREAILDQLNAVRGKRQQIDLGLDDEVDEEAEYLAAIAGEDEPEVSEPETSTGPISARIYSLASARTKAETPAQPADDALFPATGQIPSARPAATGSLPLASRPRKNEAQASSGVLPWLAAAPASSQDEEAAPPESEEQPTPAIPMKAVAPTDSAVPAKAEEGATGAVPSHGVTGSRMARSSSKKNRRSVPSWDEILFGSKS from the coding sequence ATGATTGAGCTCGAATTGCTCGGGACCAGCGCCGATGGCGAGTCCCTGGTGCTCACCGATGCCCAGGGTGAACGCTATTCCGTGTTGATCTCAGACGAGCTCCGCGGCGCGACGCGCCGCGACCGCCCGCGAGTGGAGCTCGCTCCCGCCCGTCCCACCCTTGCTCCTCGCGAGATTCAGGCCCTGCTGCGTGCGGGCGCGACTCCTCACGAGATCGCTTCCGAGCACGGGATGGAGGTTAGCGCGGTGCAGCGCTTTGAGGCTCCCGTGCAGGCGGAAAAGGACTATGCGCTCACCCGTGCGCGCGCCGTTCGCGTCGGTGACGGCGGTCCGACGATGGGTGATCTTGTCGTCGATCGTCTGGCCGCGCGTGGTGTTGACCCAGCGTCACTGGAGTGGGCGGCGACACGCGAAGCAGGTGAGCCCTGGCAGATCATCGTGACGTTCGTACAGGGAGCGGCGGAGCACGCGGCCCACTGGCACCTGTCTAGTTCCGGATCCCTGGAGGCTATCGACCAGGAGGCCCAGTGGCTGACCGAGCAGGTGTCCGTGTCCCCGACGGCCTCAATCTTCACTCCCCTGCCTCGCACCGCTCCCACCCCCGCGCCGGATCCGGACGAGGAGGATCTGCGTAATCGCGAGGCGATCCTCGATCAGCTCAACGCTGTGCGCGGCAAGCGCCAGCAGATTGACCTGGGTCTGGACGACGAGGTGGACGAGGAGGCCGAGTACCTGGCCGCGATCGCTGGGGAGGACGAGCCCGAGGTAAGCGAGCCCGAGACATCCACCGGCCCCATTTCGGCGCGCATCTATTCGCTTGCGTCGGCGCGCACGAAGGCCGAGACGCCGGCGCAGCCCGCCGACGATGCGCTGTTCCCCGCGACCGGCCAGATCCCCTCCGCTCGACCCGCTGCGACCGGCTCACTTCCCCTTGCTTCACGGCCCAGGAAGAACGAGGCCCAGGCCTCGTCGGGCGTCTTGCCATGGCTCGCTGCCGCCCCCGCATCCTCCCAGGATGAGGAGGCAGCCCCGCCCGAGTCCGAGGAGCAGCCGACCCCGGCTATTCCCATGAAGGCCGTCGCCCCCACCGATTCGGCGGTGCCCGCGAAGGCCGAGGAAGGCGCGACGGGGGCCGTCCCCTCCCATGGCGTCACAGGTTCGCGCATGGCGCGCTCGTCGTCGAAGAAGAACCGCAGGTCCGTGCCCAGCTGGGACGAGATCCTCTTCGGCTCAAAGTCCTGA
- a CDS encoding DUF3159 domain-containing protein: MPTPRWMSQATSDDFSWSDALGGTRGVIEATAPGLVFVLVYVATRALVPTLIAASSVALLACVIRLIQRQGLQQAVSGLFGVAIGVIFAAATGRGENYFAWGIVTNVAMALVFAVSVLVRRGLVAQFYGPLTGLAKGWHSDPRYANLRRSCNRLTWMWAAVFALRVLVQVPLWLGGQVAALGVAKLILGLPLFALGAWATWWGLRRYSSSPADSSVDGEATN, translated from the coding sequence ATGCCGACCCCGCGCTGGATGAGCCAGGCAACCTCCGACGACTTCTCGTGGTCCGACGCGCTCGGAGGCACGCGCGGCGTCATCGAAGCAACCGCACCCGGCCTCGTGTTCGTTCTCGTCTACGTGGCCACCCGCGCGCTTGTCCCGACGCTGATCGCTGCGTCGAGCGTCGCCCTCCTCGCCTGCGTCATCCGCCTCATCCAGCGGCAGGGGCTCCAGCAGGCGGTGTCCGGTTTGTTCGGTGTCGCGATCGGCGTCATCTTCGCGGCGGCCACGGGACGCGGTGAGAACTATTTCGCGTGGGGCATCGTGACCAACGTCGCCATGGCTCTCGTCTTCGCCGTGTCTGTCCTGGTGAGGAGAGGCCTCGTCGCACAGTTCTACGGCCCGCTCACCGGCCTGGCAAAGGGCTGGCACTCAGATCCGAGGTACGCGAACCTGCGCCGTAGTTGCAATCGACTCACGTGGATGTGGGCCGCTGTCTTCGCGCTGCGCGTTCTCGTCCAGGTACCCCTGTGGCTCGGCGGCCAGGTCGCCGCGCTCGGCGTGGCCAAACTGATCCTCGGCCTGCCGCTCTTCGCTCTTGGCGCATGGGCGACCTGGTGGGGCCTGCGCCGCTACTCCTCGTCGCCCGCGGATTCTTCCGTGGACGGGGAGGCGACCAACTGA
- a CDS encoding class I SAM-dependent RNA methyltransferase encodes MSPRRSHRRPSPRRRPAQVQPREGLGDILELTVGEPAHGGACVARDDGGRVVFVRHAAPGEIVRARVTAVQKKLAWADAIEVVEASGDRVESVWPQAGPGGVGGGELAHLTPAAQREWKARVIAGQLRRVGGEALAAAVEHLGGVRVAPAPGDEGPGDPLTGRRSRIDVVIDAQGRAGMHEFRGRRVIALEDMPLAVPAIRDLGLFDEDTPWRTLWKQGDRVRAVAPSGGDPVVLIGEDTYAADGVRIDTDVVRWNVPVASGVESYYVRPSGFWQTHVRGAEVLANAVLSAAFGGEAPAGRAVMELYSGAGLFSVPFARAVGQSGHLVTLEGDEGAVRDAGENLAAFPWVDAFAGNVDRAGVVDLSGQLGAVPDVVVADPPRAGAGAEVCQAIAATGAPRVVLVSCDPAAGARDLRALSEAGYALQSLQAWDLFPHTHHVEMVSVLSR; translated from the coding sequence ATGAGCCCCCGCCGGTCCCATCGTCGCCCGTCGCCGCGTCGCCGTCCCGCTCAGGTACAGCCTCGCGAGGGCCTCGGCGATATCCTCGAGCTGACCGTCGGTGAGCCAGCCCACGGGGGCGCGTGCGTCGCCCGAGATGACGGTGGACGCGTCGTCTTCGTGCGCCACGCGGCACCCGGCGAAATCGTCCGCGCGCGGGTGACTGCCGTCCAGAAGAAGCTGGCCTGGGCGGACGCCATCGAGGTCGTCGAGGCCTCGGGCGACCGCGTCGAGTCCGTCTGGCCTCAGGCTGGACCGGGCGGCGTCGGTGGCGGCGAGCTCGCACACCTGACCCCGGCCGCACAGCGCGAGTGGAAGGCCCGCGTGATCGCTGGGCAGCTGCGTCGCGTGGGTGGCGAGGCACTGGCTGCGGCCGTCGAACACCTCGGGGGAGTGCGGGTCGCACCCGCGCCCGGGGACGAGGGCCCAGGCGATCCGCTGACCGGTCGCCGCTCTCGAATCGATGTCGTCATCGACGCACAGGGGCGCGCCGGCATGCACGAGTTCCGCGGACGCCGCGTGATCGCACTCGAGGACATGCCGCTGGCTGTGCCCGCGATTCGTGACCTCGGCCTGTTCGACGAGGACACGCCGTGGCGAACCCTGTGGAAGCAGGGGGACCGCGTGCGGGCGGTGGCCCCCTCCGGCGGCGATCCCGTCGTCCTGATCGGCGAGGACACCTACGCGGCCGACGGCGTGCGCATCGACACCGACGTCGTGCGATGGAACGTGCCCGTCGCCTCCGGCGTGGAGTCATACTATGTGCGTCCCTCCGGTTTCTGGCAGACGCACGTGCGTGGCGCGGAAGTGCTCGCGAACGCCGTCCTGTCCGCTGCCTTCGGGGGCGAGGCGCCTGCCGGCCGGGCGGTCATGGAGCTGTACTCGGGTGCCGGCCTGTTCTCCGTGCCGTTCGCGCGCGCTGTCGGGCAGAGCGGGCACCTCGTGACGCTGGAAGGAGACGAGGGGGCCGTGCGTGACGCGGGGGAGAATCTCGCCGCCTTCCCGTGGGTCGATGCGTTTGCGGGGAACGTGGACCGCGCGGGTGTCGTTGATCTGTCCGGTCAGCTCGGAGCTGTCCCCGACGTCGTCGTCGCCGACCCGCCGCGCGCCGGCGCGGGTGCCGAGGTGTGCCAGGCCATCGCGGCCACGGGCGCCCCCCGCGTCGTCCTGGTGTCCTGCGACCCGGCCGCCGGTGCGCGCGACTTGCGGGCTCTCTCCGAAGCCGGTTACGCCCTCCAATCACTGCAGGCGTGGGACCTCTTCCCGCATACCCACCACGTCGAGATGGTCTCGGTCCTGAGTCGCTAG